From the Brassica napus cultivar Da-Ae chromosome A8, Da-Ae, whole genome shotgun sequence genome, one window contains:
- the LOC106418734 gene encoding uncharacterized protein LOC106418734, whose translation MNAIDSYFQQVLSYGRNMKVILEAPLHDKDCVLGNILAAHYLSSCDPSKVNLYVKSASSKLERSTPYEKAVFETVTYLISEDKDDDLAFEMHIELLKRFPKDLVYLKRAQVLSFQMAKPVPFLNLVQQVLPENQDESYIHGMLAFPLLELGRMEEAAAASRKGYGINKEDALAHHCFCHVLQHKCHFKEAVEFMEELAEY comes from the exons ATGAACGCAATTGACTCCTATTTTCAACAG GTTCTTAGTTATGGGAGGAACATGAAAGTGATTCTTGAAGCACCACTACACGACAAAGATTGTGTTTTGGGGAACATTTTAGCTGCTCATTACCTTTCCTCATGTGATCCTTCCAAAGTTAATCTCTACGTTAAATCTGCGTCTAGTAAACTT gaaCGCTCTACACCTTATGAGAAAGCCGTTTTCGAGACTGTTACTTACTTGATTTCAGAGGACAAGGATGACGACTTGGCTTTTGAAATGCACATCGAG CTACTTAAAAGATTCCCAAAGGACTTGGTCTATCTGAAGAGAGCTCAGGTTTTAAGTTTCCAGATGGCTAAGCCTGTTCCCTTTTTGAATCTTGTTCAGCAG GTTCTACCTGAGAATCAAGATGAAAGTTATATACACGGTATGCTTGCGTTCCCATTGTTAGAACTTGGTCGAATGGAAGAAGCCGCAGCTGCTTCCAGAAAAGGCTATGGGATAAACAAAGAAGACGCCTTGGCACATCACTGC TTTTGTCATGTTCTTCAAcataaatgtcattttaaagAAGCAGTGGAGTTCATGGAAGAACTGGCAGAATATTGA
- the LOC106418969 gene encoding patatin-like phospholipase domain-containing protein 4 — MAISLLPRPFISLRTSQSFNLSPRVFSLRLSCSSSSDGSAGNQQVSSNPEKRSFAAATGDMFIGVASRLLKRSNQRTPPSDEGERIGTVIEDEVDPEMIWEQRVKDVEAEKERRVITSPGFSFSAAGLLFPYHLGVAQLLIEKGYIKDTTPLAGASAGAVVCAVITSGSSMWEALEATKVLADDCRRNGTAFRLGAVLRESMEKLLPDDIHIRSNGRVRVAVTQVLWKPRGLLVDQFDSKSDLINAVHTSSFIPGYLAPRPVTMFRNRVCVDGGLTLFMPPTAAAKTVRVCAFSASSFKLKGIGISPDCNPLNRATARQLLKWALEPAEDEVLDRLFELGYADAATWSEMNPVDELVYDDTPAAQAIQAS, encoded by the exons ATGGCAATCTCTCTTCTTCCCAGACCCTTCATATCGCTCCGTACAAGCCAAAGCTTCAACCTTTCACCGAGGGTTTTCTCCCTTAGGCTATCATGCTCCTCTTCTTCTGATGGGTCTGCCGGAAACCAGCAGGTTTCTTCGAATCCAGAGAAGAGATCCTTCGCTGCTGCCACCGGTGATATGTTCATCGGAGTCGCGTCGAGGCTTTTGAAAAGGTCCAATCAACGGACGCCTCCGAGTGATGAGGGAGAAAGAATAGGAACAGTAATTGAAGATGAGGTTGATCCAGAGATGATATGGGAACAAAGGGTTAAAGACGTGGAGGCTGAGAAAGAGAGGAGGGTCATTACAAGCCCCGGTTTTAGCTTCTCTGCCGCTGGTCTTTTGTTCCCTTATCATCTTGGTGTTGCTCAGCTTCTCATCGAGAAGGGTTACATCAAG GACACTACTCCTTTGGCAGGAGCTTCTGCTGGTGCTGTAGTCTGTGCTGTGATAACCTCAGGATCCTCTATGTGGGAAGCCCTTGAAGCTACCAAGGTTCTTGCTGATGATTGTCGACGCAATGGCACTGCTTTTCGTCTTGGG GCTGTGCTCAGAGAGTCTATGGAGAAATTACTACCGGATGATATTCATATTAGGTCCAATGGCAGAGTTCGTG TTGCTGTCACACAGGTGCTCTGGAAACCTAGAGGTTTACTGGTGGATCAATTCGACTCCAAAAGTGACCTTATAAATGCCGTTCATACATCTTCATTTATTCCAGG ATACCTTGCACCAAGGCCTGTAACGATGTTCCGTAATCGAGTTTGTGTTGATGGAGGTTTGACATTGTTTATGCCACCAACTGCTGCTGCTAAAACA GTTCGAGTTTGTGCGTTTTCCGCTAGTAGCTTCAAACTAAAGGGTATTGGGATCAGCCCAGACTGCAACCCTCTAAACAGGGCAACCGCAAGACAG CTATTGAAATGGGCACTGGAGCCAGCAGAAGACGAGGTGTTGGATAGGCTGTTTGAGCTAGGATATGCCGATGCAGCTACGTGGTCTGAGATGAATccagtggatgaactggtctatgATGATACTCCTGCAGCTCAAGCGATTCAAGCTAGTTAG